A single genomic interval of Helianthus annuus cultivar XRQ/B chromosome 6, HanXRQr2.0-SUNRISE, whole genome shotgun sequence harbors:
- the LOC110865936 gene encoding auxin-responsive protein SAUR21, translating into MAIRMPRIIQARKILKQSLSNGSTTPASMDIPKGYFAIYVGEQEKKRFVVSVSLLSEPTFQELLHQAEEEFGYNHPMGGLTIPCSEDVFTDLASRLGAF; encoded by the coding sequence ATGGCCATACGTATGCCACGCATCATTCAAGCAAGAAAAATTCTCAAACAGTCCCTCTCTAATGGTAGCACCACTCCTGCATCTATGGACATCCCCAAAGGCTATTTTGCCATTTATGTTGGAGAACAAGAGAAGAAGCGGTTTGTGGTGTCTGTATCACTACTAAGCGAACCTACGTTTCAGGAGCTACTACATCAGGCAGAAGAAGAGTTTGGCTACAACCATCCAATGGGCGGGCTCACGATTCCCTGTAGTGAAGATGTATTCACAGATCTGGCTTCTCGTTTGGGAGCATTTTGA
- the LOC118479474 gene encoding auxin-responsive protein SAUR21-like, whose translation MAIRMPRIIQARKILRRSLSNGSRTPTYTDIPKGYFAIYVGEQEKKRHMVPVSLLSEPLFQDLLHQAEEEFGYNHPMGTLTIPCSEDVFTDLASRLGAF comes from the coding sequence ATGGCCATCCGTATGCCTCGTATCATTCAAGCAAGAAAAATTCTGAGGCGGTCATTATCTAATGGAAGCAGAACTCCAACATATACGGACATCCCAAAAGGCTATTTTGCAATTTATGTTGGGGAACAAGAGAAGAAGCGGCACATGGTCCCGGTTTCACTATTAAGCGAGCCTTTGTTTCAGGACTTACTGCATCAGGCGGAGGAAGAGTTTGGGTACAACCACCCAATGGGCACGCTCACAATTCCATGTAGTGAAGACGTATTCACGGATCTTGCTTCTCGTTTGGGAGCGTTCTGA